In one window of Comamonas testosteroni DNA:
- a CDS encoding AraC family transcriptional regulator — MASLVRAACLTNYAEVAQASGLNGTRMLLDAGLSPGVLDEPDLMIPVDKVGRLLQASATQSGNESFGLCMARSRLLSNMGPVGLLIRDQATLRDSLNLLVRHLALLNGAMTLELDEQADTVLIRELLLAGRAHEPTRQRVELALGVMVRAIRQLIGRDWQPRMVCFEHAAPKDLSMHHLMFGPRVQFNQEFNCIVCVKDDLDTRNEFADPAMVRYAQKLLESVAPMSEEAVLDDVRRTILLLLPSGRCSIDKVSEHLGVVPRTIQRRLTEKGQSFSSLMNDIRKELAVRYVFESNRSLTEVAELLGFTAPSSFSRWYQSQFGCSAKDSRAKAQTEGTGGA; from the coding sequence ATGGCCTCTCTCGTTCGCGCAGCCTGCTTGACCAATTACGCCGAAGTCGCCCAGGCTTCGGGGCTGAATGGCACGCGCATGCTGCTCGATGCCGGCCTGAGCCCCGGTGTGCTCGACGAGCCGGATCTGATGATCCCGGTGGACAAGGTGGGGCGTTTGCTGCAGGCCTCGGCCACGCAGTCGGGCAATGAGAGCTTTGGTCTGTGCATGGCGCGCTCGCGCCTGCTGTCCAATATGGGGCCGGTGGGCCTGCTGATTCGCGATCAGGCCACGCTGCGCGATTCGCTGAACCTGCTGGTGCGTCATCTGGCCCTGCTCAATGGCGCGATGACGCTGGAGCTCGATGAGCAGGCCGATACCGTGCTGATCCGTGAGCTGTTGCTGGCCGGCCGTGCCCATGAGCCTACGCGCCAGCGCGTGGAGCTGGCGCTGGGCGTGATGGTGCGCGCCATTCGGCAGCTCATCGGGCGTGACTGGCAGCCTCGCATGGTGTGTTTCGAGCATGCCGCGCCCAAGGACCTGAGCATGCATCACCTGATGTTCGGCCCGCGCGTGCAGTTCAATCAGGAGTTCAACTGCATTGTGTGCGTCAAGGACGATCTCGATACGCGCAACGAGTTTGCCGACCCTGCCATGGTGCGCTATGCCCAGAAGCTGCTGGAGTCCGTGGCGCCCATGAGCGAGGAAGCGGTGCTGGACGATGTGCGCCGCACCATCTTGCTGCTGTTGCCCAGCGGTCGCTGCAGCATTGACAAGGTCAGCGAGCACCTGGGTGTGGTGCCACGCACCATTCAGCGCCGGCTGACGGAAAAGGGTCAGAGCTTTTCCTCGCTGATGAACGATATCCGCAAGGAGCTGGCCGTGCGCTATGTGTTTGAGAGCAACCGCTCTCTGACCGAAGTGGCCGAGCTGCTGGGCTTTACGGCCCCCAGCAGTTTTTCGCGCTGGTATCAGAGCCAGTTTGGCTGCAGTGCCAAGGACAGCCGTGCCAAGGCACAGACCGAAGGCACAGGCGGCGCATAA
- a CDS encoding Bug family tripartite tricarboxylate transporter substrate binding protein, with protein MNRQVRRLAANHHEWLHSSTRAPARKDMPDPMTKRQETSMTSAVNFAEPATPSRKQHRRGMVQSLRCCAAVLCTGLLAATAAQAQTPTLAWPVKPIRLVVPAPPGGITDGVARLVADHLQSNLGQPVVVDNKPGGSAVIAERAVMNAPADWHTLMIAPSSIWTDFPLTVKTPFDVHKTFTYVSDVASMVHMLVANNSFPPNRIQEVLDYAKKSSGPINIANLSPGTRSDMLGELLSEKSGGKITAIPYKGSAPAIVDLIGNQVQLTFEVVTNAAPLVKAGKVKALGVVSPNRSRLLPDVPSFAEQNMPDFVLPDASVGLFVLSSTPPALIQKVRQEMDKVTQSAKFQAQLKTQGFDAPQPGTMTELQQKMLNTVEQNRKILSKLRIASN; from the coding sequence ATGAACCGTCAAGTCCGGCGACTGGCCGCCAACCATCATGAATGGCTGCATTCCTCCACCCGGGCACCTGCACGCAAGGACATGCCAGACCCCATGACAAAACGACAGGAGACCTCCATGACAAGCGCCGTGAATTTCGCAGAACCCGCCACGCCATCACGCAAGCAACATAGGCGCGGCATGGTTCAAAGCCTGCGCTGCTGCGCCGCCGTGCTTTGTACCGGCCTGCTGGCCGCCACCGCCGCACAGGCCCAGACCCCAACACTCGCCTGGCCCGTCAAACCCATCCGCCTCGTCGTTCCTGCGCCTCCAGGTGGCATCACCGATGGTGTGGCGCGCCTGGTGGCCGATCATCTGCAGAGCAATCTGGGCCAGCCCGTGGTCGTCGACAACAAACCCGGCGGATCGGCCGTGATTGCCGAGCGCGCCGTGATGAATGCACCTGCCGACTGGCACACGCTGATGATTGCGCCCTCCAGCATCTGGACCGACTTTCCACTCACCGTGAAGACGCCGTTTGACGTGCACAAGACCTTCACCTATGTCTCGGATGTGGCCTCCATGGTGCATATGCTGGTGGCCAACAACAGCTTTCCCCCCAACAGGATTCAGGAGGTGCTGGACTATGCAAAAAAGAGCTCCGGCCCGATCAATATCGCCAACCTGAGCCCCGGCACTCGCTCCGACATGCTGGGCGAGCTGCTGAGCGAGAAAAGCGGCGGCAAGATCACCGCCATACCCTACAAGGGCTCGGCCCCTGCCATCGTTGATCTGATTGGCAACCAGGTACAGCTGACCTTTGAAGTGGTGACCAATGCAGCCCCGCTGGTCAAGGCCGGCAAGGTCAAGGCCCTGGGCGTGGTCTCGCCCAACCGCTCGCGCCTGCTGCCCGATGTGCCCAGCTTTGCCGAGCAGAACATGCCCGACTTTGTGCTGCCTGATGCCAGCGTGGGACTGTTCGTGCTCAGCAGCACGCCCCCGGCCCTGATCCAGAAGGTGCGCCAGGAAATGGACAAGGTGACTCAATCCGCCAAGTTCCAGGCGCAGCTCAAAACCCAGGGCTTTGACGCACCCCAGCCCGGCACGATGACGGAGCTGCAACAAAAAATGCTGAACACGGTGGAGCAGAACCGCAAAATTCTGAGCAAGCTCAGAATCGCCAGCAACTGA
- a CDS encoding 3-keto-5-aminohexanoate cleavage protein, with amino-acid sequence MNFLDGHLYPENQQPLIITAAPYAPGWIPSDFPEDIPITMEEQIQKAVDCYEAGATVLHLHVREDDGKGSKRLSKFNELIAGVRERVPEMIIQVGGSISFAPEGPDGQAKWLSDDTRHMLAELTPVPDQVTVTVNTTQMNVTEHAGEDDFRGVSRGFPHLHKTYKDMIVPSNPSFVEEHIRRLSEKGIQSAFQVYNINSFETIERMIRRGVYKGPLVMNWVAISGGMDQANIYNLANMLRAVPDNAIVTVESSVLNVLPINMIGMALGLHVRCGIEDVLWNQTRTGKMSTVEQIRQLVRIAGEFGRPIATAQQAREIKQIGVFYETADETLARNGFAPNRKGANQGFLRKPMDAVA; translated from the coding sequence ATGAACTTTCTCGACGGTCACCTGTATCCCGAAAACCAGCAGCCGCTGATCATCACGGCGGCTCCCTACGCTCCGGGCTGGATTCCCTCGGACTTCCCCGAGGACATCCCCATCACCATGGAAGAGCAGATTCAGAAGGCCGTGGACTGCTATGAGGCCGGCGCCACCGTGCTGCACCTGCATGTGCGGGAAGACGATGGCAAGGGCAGCAAGCGTCTGTCCAAGTTCAACGAGCTGATCGCCGGTGTGCGCGAGCGTGTGCCCGAGATGATCATTCAGGTGGGCGGCTCCATCAGCTTTGCGCCCGAAGGCCCGGATGGCCAAGCCAAGTGGCTCTCCGACGATACCCGCCATATGCTGGCCGAGCTGACACCCGTGCCCGATCAGGTGACGGTGACCGTCAACACCACGCAGATGAACGTGACCGAGCATGCCGGCGAAGACGACTTCCGCGGTGTCTCGCGCGGCTTCCCGCATCTGCACAAGACCTACAAGGACATGATTGTTCCTTCGAACCCCAGCTTCGTCGAAGAACACATCCGCCGCCTGTCCGAAAAGGGCATCCAGAGCGCCTTCCAGGTCTACAACATCAACAGTTTCGAGACCATCGAGCGCATGATTCGCCGCGGCGTCTACAAGGGCCCGCTGGTCATGAACTGGGTCGCCATCAGCGGCGGCATGGACCAGGCCAATATCTACAACCTGGCCAATATGCTGCGCGCCGTGCCCGACAACGCCATCGTGACGGTGGAGAGCTCGGTGCTGAACGTGCTGCCCATCAACATGATCGGCATGGCACTGGGTCTGCATGTGCGCTGCGGTATCGAAGACGTGCTGTGGAACCAGACCCGGACCGGCAAGATGAGCACCGTGGAGCAGATCAGGCAGCTGGTGCGCATTGCGGGCGAGTTTGGTCGCCCGATTGCCACCGCCCAGCAGGCCCGCGAGATCAAGCAGATCGGCGTGTTCTACGAAACCGCCGACGAAACCCTGGCCAGGAACGGCTTCGCACCCAACCGCAAGGGCGCCAACCAGGGCTTTCTGCGCAAGCCCATGGATGCTGTGGCCTGA
- a CDS encoding MBL fold metallo-hydrolase, which yields MTHPIDTAQTDIQRHQFGRVTVFRGAKGGKYPDGNQIMIRGSDTLAALDTPIVANHIGAEFDAAELVVMGHVHEDHMAGLHRLPDAQVFAHVGDLAALQSWEGLVATFGWADSAQADLMRSKLESEFFYTPRPDARGYEDGAVWELGQSQIRAIHMPGHTAGHSVLLIEPEGVAFIGDIDLTGFGPYYGDACSCLADFRRSLARLPEIDARIWVTSHHKGIYTERETFVRDLRRFAAVIDERGARILEWLAQRPLTLSQMVEQRLLYPQGFDAPWVLGAETRSISQHLDELQAAGEILRECNVRGEDLYLRA from the coding sequence ATGACGCATCCCATCGACACAGCCCAGACAGACATACAGCGCCACCAGTTTGGCCGCGTGACGGTGTTTCGCGGCGCCAAGGGCGGCAAGTATCCGGACGGCAACCAGATCATGATTCGCGGCAGCGATACGCTGGCAGCGCTGGATACGCCTATTGTTGCCAACCATATCGGGGCCGAGTTCGATGCCGCCGAGCTGGTGGTGATGGGTCATGTGCATGAGGACCATATGGCTGGCCTGCACCGCCTGCCAGACGCACAGGTCTTTGCTCACGTGGGCGATCTGGCGGCCTTGCAAAGCTGGGAGGGCCTGGTTGCCACCTTTGGCTGGGCCGATTCGGCGCAGGCCGACCTCATGCGCAGCAAGCTGGAGAGCGAATTCTTCTACACCCCCAGACCCGATGCCAGGGGCTACGAAGATGGGGCCGTCTGGGAGCTGGGCCAGTCGCAGATTCGCGCCATTCATATGCCGGGCCATACGGCGGGCCACAGCGTGCTGCTGATCGAGCCCGAGGGGGTTGCCTTTATCGGAGATATCGACCTGACGGGCTTCGGGCCCTATTACGGCGATGCCTGCTCCTGTCTGGCGGACTTTCGCCGCAGCCTGGCACGGCTGCCGGAGATCGATGCCAGGATCTGGGTGACTTCTCACCACAAAGGCATCTACACCGAGCGCGAGACGTTTGTGCGAGACCTCAGGCGCTTTGCTGCTGTCATTGACGAGCGCGGTGCACGCATTCTCGAATGGCTGGCGCAGCGGCCCCTGACGCTCTCGCAGATGGTGGAGCAGCGCCTGCTCTACCCGCAAGGCTTTGATGCGCCCTGGGTGCTGGGGGCCGAGACGCGCAGCATCTCCCAGCATCTGGACGAGCTGCAGGCGGCCGGAGAAATCCTGCGGGAGTGCAATGTGCGTGGCGAAGACCTTTATCTGCGGGCTTGA
- a CDS encoding DUF1493 family protein, whose amino-acid sequence MNNKESEVIDFLSNFLSIKKDEIKLDSSILFDFGVTGDDGEDLIKTFSEKFSVDISEFNSELHFGSEGFLSFFRKIQRKLKVYDLINAAKSGYLKNKEII is encoded by the coding sequence GTGAATAATAAAGAAAGCGAAGTAATTGACTTTCTATCAAATTTCTTAAGCATTAAAAAAGATGAAATAAAATTAGACTCTTCTATTCTTTTTGATTTTGGGGTGACCGGAGATGACGGAGAGGATCTAATTAAAACTTTCTCAGAGAAATTTTCTGTAGATATTTCTGAATTTAATTCTGAATTACACTTTGGCTCGGAAGGGTTCTTATCTTTTTTCAGAAAAATTCAAAGGAAATTAAAAGTTTATGACCTTATAAATGCAGCAAAATCAGGATATTTAAAGAATAAAGAAATTATCTAA
- a CDS encoding NUDIX domain-containing protein translates to MTQQDKQAQESHLIEHPIKSELVHQGSFLQVKLDTVRLPHGGQATREYVVHPGAVVVIGLLDDGRVLLERQFRYPVGRVMTEFPAGKLDAGERPLVCAQRELLEETGYSAREWAYAGPMHLAIGYSDEVIHIFFARGLTAGERQLDADEFLDVCSMTPAELLDGVRSGQVTDAKTLSCCLWLQNVQSGAWSLEWKPA, encoded by the coding sequence ATGACCCAACAAGACAAACAGGCTCAGGAAAGCCATCTGATCGAGCACCCCATCAAAAGCGAGCTGGTGCATCAGGGCAGTTTTCTGCAAGTAAAGCTTGATACCGTGCGCCTGCCCCATGGCGGTCAGGCCACGCGCGAGTATGTGGTGCACCCCGGTGCGGTGGTGGTGATCGGGCTGCTCGACGATGGCCGCGTGCTGCTGGAGCGGCAGTTTCGCTACCCCGTGGGCCGGGTCATGACAGAGTTTCCGGCTGGCAAGCTCGATGCGGGCGAGCGGCCGCTGGTCTGCGCCCAGCGCGAGCTGCTGGAGGAGACCGGCTACAGCGCGCGCGAATGGGCCTATGCCGGCCCCATGCATCTGGCGATCGGCTACTCCGACGAAGTCATTCACATCTTCTTTGCACGCGGTCTGACTGCGGGCGAGCGCCAGCTCGATGCCGACGAGTTTCTCGATGTCTGCAGCATGACACCTGCCGAGTTGCTGGACGGCGTGCGTAGCGGCCAGGTCACCGATGCCAAGACCTTGAGCTGTTGCCTGTGGCTGCAGAATGTGCAAAGCGGTGCCTGGTCTCTGGAGTGGAAGCCGGCCTGA
- a CDS encoding ArsR/SmtB family transcription factor, which yields MESSELEDDSVFESAAELFKAMAAPMRLKIISALCNGEKNVSELLASIDTTQPNMSQHLNTLYQSGILGRRREGVSIYYFIANEKVVHMCRTICVQIAIEQN from the coding sequence ATGGAATCGTCAGAGCTTGAGGATGACAGCGTTTTCGAGAGTGCGGCCGAGCTGTTCAAAGCTATGGCTGCCCCCATGCGGCTGAAGATCATCAGCGCGCTGTGCAACGGAGAGAAAAACGTCTCCGAACTGCTCGCTTCCATAGACACGACCCAGCCCAATATGTCTCAGCACCTGAACACGCTGTACCAGTCCGGCATTCTGGGCCGCAGGCGTGAAGGGGTCAGCATCTACTACTTCATCGCCAACGAGAAGGTCGTCCATATGTGCCGCACCATCTGCGTGCAGATTGCCATCGAACAGAACTGA
- a CDS encoding DsrE family protein, with the protein MKRQLVALSFALCTAIAAAQDVKVVYHVNTGVETAAAILANINNELNASPTDKIVVVTHGPGIDFLLNQAKDSKGREFSGQVSALVGRGVEFKVCNNTLQTRKLEASSLLMEASVVPSGVAEVARLQAKEGFVYLKP; encoded by the coding sequence ATGAAGCGCCAACTTGTTGCCCTGAGCTTTGCCCTGTGTACGGCGATTGCCGCCGCTCAGGATGTGAAAGTGGTCTATCACGTCAACACCGGCGTGGAAACGGCGGCCGCCATACTCGCCAATATCAATAACGAACTCAATGCCTCGCCCACGGACAAGATCGTGGTGGTCACCCATGGGCCCGGCATAGACTTTTTGCTGAACCAGGCCAAGGACAGCAAGGGCCGCGAGTTCAGCGGCCAGGTCAGCGCACTGGTGGGGCGCGGCGTGGAGTTCAAGGTCTGCAACAACACGCTGCAAACGCGCAAGCTCGAGGCCTCCAGCCTGCTGATGGAAGCCTCGGTCGTCCCCTCCGGTGTGGCCGAAGTCGCACGCCTGCAGGCCAAGGAGGGCTTTGTCTATCTCAAGCCCTGA
- a CDS encoding MBL fold metallo-hydrolase, whose translation MTSWAGAALRSFAGMAIAAAIAAPGAAAAHDAHPVAGSRVAGTPVAASAPVMELQQVAANVFFVQGVSALGSAANRNFISNAGFVITHDSVVVIDALGSPALAEELVQKIRALTPKPISHVLLTHYHADHIYGLQVFEALGAKIVAHAQAREYINSETAHLRLEASRKDLAPWVDRSTRLVPANQWVAGDSSTLKIGGVDFVLQHMGPSHTPEDTAIFLPQSGVLFIGDVVFRNRIPYVGQADSRHWIAALDELLKLPVRVMVPGHGPASEQPRQDMQLTRDYLHYLRGAMGKAAANLDPFDEAYQATDWSRFSAYPLFKEANRMNAYNTFLLMEQEKP comes from the coding sequence ATGACAAGCTGGGCAGGGGCGGCGCTGAGGAGCTTTGCAGGAATGGCAATCGCAGCGGCCATCGCAGCGCCGGGAGCAGCTGCTGCGCATGATGCGCACCCCGTGGCGGGCAGTCGCGTGGCAGGCACTCCTGTGGCGGCCAGTGCCCCCGTGATGGAGCTGCAGCAGGTGGCGGCCAATGTGTTTTTTGTGCAGGGCGTATCGGCGCTGGGCAGTGCGGCCAATCGCAACTTCATCTCCAATGCGGGCTTTGTCATCACCCATGACAGCGTGGTCGTGATCGATGCGCTGGGCTCACCCGCACTGGCCGAGGAGCTGGTGCAGAAAATCCGGGCGCTGACGCCCAAGCCCATCAGCCATGTGCTGCTGACCCACTATCACGCCGACCACATCTATGGCCTGCAGGTGTTCGAGGCCCTGGGCGCAAAAATCGTGGCCCATGCCCAGGCGCGTGAGTACATCAACTCCGAGACCGCGCATCTGCGGCTTGAGGCTTCGCGCAAGGATCTGGCGCCCTGGGTCGACCGGAGCACGCGCCTGGTGCCGGCGAATCAATGGGTGGCAGGCGACAGCTCCACGCTGAAGATAGGGGGCGTGGACTTTGTGCTGCAGCACATGGGGCCCTCGCACACGCCGGAGGATACGGCCATCTTCCTGCCGCAAAGCGGTGTGCTGTTCATTGGCGATGTGGTGTTTCGCAACCGCATTCCCTATGTGGGCCAGGCCGACAGCCGCCACTGGATTGCGGCGCTGGACGAGTTGCTCAAGCTGCCCGTGAGGGTCATGGTGCCGGGCCACGGTCCGGCCTCCGAGCAGCCGCGCCAGGACATGCAGCTGACGCGTGACTATCTGCACTATCTGCGCGGGGCCATGGGCAAGGCCGCAGCCAATCTCGACCCGTTTGACGAGGCCTACCAGGCGACGGACTGGTCCAGGTTCTCGGCTTACCCGCTGTTCAAGGAAGCCAATCGCATGAATGCCTACAACACCTTCTTGCTGATGGAGCAGGAAAAGCCGTGA
- a CDS encoding c-type cytochrome gives MKTASWLGGLTVLLGLAAPALAQADQALAQKNACMACHAADKKLVGPAFQDVARKYAAQADAQAYLVKSIKAGGFGKWGPVPMPAQPALSDADTQTLAAWILKGSQ, from the coding sequence ATGAAGACTGCATCCTGGCTGGGTGGCTTGACGGTGCTGCTGGGGCTGGCGGCTCCTGCACTGGCGCAGGCGGATCAGGCGCTGGCGCAGAAGAACGCCTGCATGGCCTGCCATGCGGCAGACAAGAAACTGGTAGGCCCGGCGTTCCAGGACGTGGCCAGGAAATATGCGGCCCAGGCCGATGCACAGGCCTATCTGGTCAAAAGCATCAAGGCTGGCGGCTTTGGCAAATGGGGGCCGGTGCCCATGCCCGCCCAGCCCGCTCTCAGCGATGCCGACACCCAGACACTGGCGGCCTGGATTCTCAAGGGTTCCCAATGA
- the soxC gene encoding sulfite dehydrogenase — translation MQSQLTGKVRKAPENFVCSGDVGTVFAEARAGRRDFIRGAFAAAAAGASAVHAQGRQAASGEGDPNILELPAHSKGLGQPVVTDGYGKPSRYEANVQRRQSPGLTQTKQASVSFAPLQSLFGIVTPSGLHFERHHQGWWDIDPSRHRLMINGLVKNPKVFTMDEIMRLPSVSRFHFIECGANTGMEWGNVAVPTVQYTHGMLSCSEFTGVPLITLLEMAGADLKKGRFILAEGADGSSMTRTIPVELITSGEVLVAYGQNGEMLRPEQGYPLRLVVPGVQGVSWVKYLRRIEVGDMPYAAKDEAIHYVDLMPDGQHRQYSSIQECKSVVTTPSGGQMLLDKGFYSITGLAWSGRGKVRRVDVSVDGGRNWRAARLEGPVMDKCLTRFHLDWVWNGEECIIQSRAMDETGYVQPSYQQLRAARGTRSIYHNNSIQSWAVRANGEVANVQLA, via the coding sequence ATGCAAAGCCAGTTGACGGGCAAGGTGCGCAAGGCACCCGAGAATTTCGTGTGCTCAGGCGATGTCGGCACCGTGTTTGCCGAAGCCAGGGCAGGCCGGCGTGACTTCATTCGCGGGGCTTTCGCAGCCGCAGCGGCCGGCGCTTCAGCCGTCCATGCGCAGGGCCGGCAGGCCGCGAGCGGCGAGGGAGACCCGAATATTCTGGAGCTGCCCGCGCACAGCAAGGGCCTGGGTCAGCCGGTGGTCACCGACGGCTACGGCAAGCCTTCCCGGTACGAGGCCAATGTGCAGCGTCGCCAGAGCCCGGGGCTGACCCAGACCAAGCAGGCTTCGGTATCGTTTGCGCCGCTGCAGTCGCTGTTCGGCATCGTCACGCCCAGCGGTCTGCATTTCGAGCGTCACCACCAGGGCTGGTGGGACATCGACCCCTCCAGGCACAGGCTGATGATCAATGGTCTGGTGAAGAATCCCAAGGTCTTCACCATGGACGAGATCATGCGTCTGCCTTCGGTGTCGCGTTTTCATTTCATAGAATGCGGCGCCAACACCGGCATGGAGTGGGGCAACGTGGCCGTGCCCACGGTGCAGTACACGCACGGCATGCTGTCGTGCAGCGAGTTCACGGGCGTGCCCCTGATCACCTTGCTGGAGATGGCCGGTGCCGATCTGAAAAAAGGCCGCTTCATCCTGGCCGAGGGGGCGGACGGCTCGTCGATGACGCGCACCATTCCCGTGGAGCTGATCACTTCCGGCGAGGTGCTGGTCGCCTACGGCCAGAACGGCGAGATGCTGCGGCCTGAGCAGGGCTATCCGCTGCGCCTGGTGGTGCCGGGTGTGCAGGGCGTGAGCTGGGTGAAATACCTGCGCCGCATCGAAGTGGGCGACATGCCTTATGCGGCCAAGGACGAGGCCATCCACTATGTGGACCTGATGCCCGACGGACAGCACCGCCAGTACTCCAGCATTCAGGAGTGCAAGAGCGTGGTCACCACGCCGTCCGGCGGGCAGATGCTGCTGGACAAGGGCTTCTACAGCATCACGGGCCTGGCCTGGTCGGGGCGCGGCAAGGTCAGGCGCGTGGATGTGAGCGTGGACGGCGGTCGCAACTGGCGTGCAGCCCGGCTCGAAGGGCCGGTGATGGACAAGTGCCTGACGCGCTTTCATCTGGACTGGGTCTGGAATGGCGAGGAATGCATCATCCAGAGCCGCGCCATGGATGAGACGGGCTATGTGCAGCCCAGCTACCAGCAGCTGCGTGCCGCGCGCGGCACGCGCTCCATCTATCACAACAACTCCATCCAGTCCTGGGCGGTACGAGCCAACGGGGAGGTCGCCAATGTTCAGCTTGCGTAA
- a CDS encoding c-type cytochrome yields MFSLRKPLALLALLLVMGVTAGPAAAQGKSGEERYPGVGRNATGKEVLAWDIDVRPDFKGLPPGSGSVQKGMDVWEAKCASCHGVFGESNEVFSPLIGGTTAEDIRTGHVARLKDPAFPGRTTLMKVATVSTLWDYINRAMPWNAPKSLSTEEVYAVTAYLLNLGGVVPESFTLSDTNIAEVQRKLPNRNGMTTRHALWPGNEFGKSARPDVLATACMSNCGPEPRLRSALPEHASNNHGNLAQQNRLVGAQRGIATDGGASKAAQPAAAGKSGSAAPTALLEKNACMACHGMTQKLVGPAFSDIASKRGGQPDYLAGKVKSGGSGVWGSTPMPPQPNLSDADARVIAQWLAAGAKP; encoded by the coding sequence ATGTTCAGCTTGCGTAAACCGTTGGCGCTGCTGGCGCTGTTGCTGGTCATGGGCGTGACTGCCGGGCCCGCTGCGGCGCAGGGCAAGTCTGGCGAAGAGCGCTATCCCGGCGTGGGCCGCAATGCCACGGGCAAGGAGGTTCTGGCCTGGGATATCGATGTGCGCCCGGATTTCAAGGGGCTGCCCCCGGGCTCGGGGTCCGTGCAAAAAGGCATGGATGTGTGGGAGGCCAAGTGCGCGTCCTGCCACGGGGTGTTCGGCGAATCCAACGAGGTGTTCAGCCCGCTGATCGGCGGCACCACGGCCGAGGACATCAGGACCGGCCATGTGGCGCGGCTCAAGGACCCGGCCTTTCCGGGGCGCACGACCCTGATGAAGGTGGCCACGGTCTCGACGCTGTGGGATTACATCAACCGGGCCATGCCCTGGAATGCGCCCAAGTCGCTGTCCACCGAAGAGGTGTATGCCGTCACCGCCTATCTGCTCAACCTCGGCGGCGTGGTGCCCGAGAGCTTCACGCTCAGCGATACGAACATTGCCGAGGTGCAGCGCAAGCTGCCCAACCGCAATGGCATGACGACCCGGCATGCTCTGTGGCCCGGCAATGAGTTCGGCAAGAGCGCCAGGCCCGATGTGCTGGCCACTGCCTGCATGAGCAACTGCGGCCCTGAGCCCAGGCTGCGCTCGGCCTTGCCCGAGCATGCCAGCAACAACCACGGCAATCTGGCCCAGCAGAACCGGCTGGTCGGTGCCCAGCGCGGCATCGCTACCGATGGCGGCGCCAGCAAGGCCGCTCAGCCTGCGGCCGCCGGGAAATCGGGCAGCGCGGCACCGACGGCCTTGCTGGAGAAGAACGCCTGCATGGCCTGCCATGGCATGACGCAAAAACTCGTTGGCCCGGCATTCAGCGACATTGCCAGCAAGCGCGGCGGCCAGCCAGACTATCTGGCCGGCAAGGTCAAGTCAGGAGGCTCCGGCGTCTGGGGATCAACACCCATGCCGCCTCAGCCCAATCTCAGCGATGCTGATGCCAGGGTGATTGCCCAGTGGCTGGCGGCGGGCGCCAAGCCCTGA
- the soxY gene encoding thiosulfate oxidation carrier protein SoxY, whose protein sequence is MKRRDALKNSAAVLGMLMAAGLLPQAAQAAYNKTAFDAKTVADVLKAMGASAPAESKDVTLTAPDIAENGAVVPLGAATTLPNVKQMLVLVEKNPNTLVAAFTVNEALDANFLTRAKLGQSSDVYAVAITNDGKAFYAKKEVKVTLGGCGG, encoded by the coding sequence ATGAAACGTAGAGACGCCCTCAAGAACAGCGCGGCCGTGCTCGGCATGCTGATGGCCGCCGGCCTGCTGCCGCAGGCTGCGCAGGCGGCCTATAACAAGACCGCCTTCGACGCCAAGACCGTGGCCGATGTGCTCAAGGCCATGGGAGCGTCGGCACCTGCCGAGAGCAAGGACGTGACGCTGACGGCGCCCGACATCGCCGAAAACGGTGCCGTCGTGCCCCTGGGGGCCGCGACCACCCTGCCCAATGTGAAGCAGATGCTGGTGCTGGTGGAAAAGAACCCCAACACGCTGGTGGCGGCCTTCACCGTCAACGAGGCGCTGGACGCCAATTTTCTGACCCGCGCCAAGCTGGGACAGTCCTCGGATGTGTATGCCGTGGCCATCACCAATGACGGCAAGGCTTTCTATGCCAAGAAGGAAGTCAAGGTCACCCTCGGTGGCTGTGGCGGTTGA
- the soxZ gene encoding thiosulfate oxidation carrier complex protein SoxZ has product MADPMRIRAQAAGDKTTVRVLMSHEMETGQRKDAEGKTVPAWFIQEVTAAHNGKQVLQAEWGPAVSKNPFLQFVVKGAKAGDKISVSWKDNKGETRTDEATVS; this is encoded by the coding sequence ATGGCTGATCCAATGCGTATTCGTGCCCAGGCTGCGGGTGACAAGACCACCGTGCGCGTGCTGATGTCCCATGAGATGGAGACCGGCCAGCGCAAGGATGCGGAAGGCAAGACCGTGCCCGCCTGGTTTATCCAGGAGGTGACGGCGGCGCACAACGGCAAGCAGGTGCTGCAGGCCGAATGGGGTCCTGCGGTTTCCAAGAACCCGTTTTTGCAGTTCGTGGTCAAGGGCGCGAAGGCGGGAGACAAGATCTCGGTGAGCTGGAAGGACAACAAGGGCGAGACCCGCACGGATGAAGCGACCGTGAGCTGA